A genome region from Colwellia sp. Arc7-D includes the following:
- a CDS encoding Na(+)-translocating NADH-quinone reductase subunit C gives MSDTKKKETFGRTVGFVFIVCLVCAALVSTSAVVLKPLQTANKLLDKQTKILETAGLLELAGDDIVAVYNQRVEAKMISLETGKVVEGDVNSFDERADARDPAKSFKPENDIASLNRVAKNAVVYLVKDEQGKVTTIVLPIVGSGLWDLMYGFVGLESDLNTVKSVIYSDLKETPGLGAEVLNPNWKALWPGKKMFDEQNNIAIQIVKGGAKSGDVHGVDALSGATLTSNGVETTLHFWLGEEGYGPFITNYRAGGLN, from the coding sequence ATGTCTGATACTAAAAAGAAAGAAACTTTCGGCAGAACAGTCGGGTTTGTATTTATTGTTTGTTTAGTTTGTGCTGCTTTAGTATCAACTTCTGCAGTGGTTTTAAAACCATTACAAACAGCTAATAAATTGCTTGATAAGCAAACTAAAATTCTTGAAACTGCGGGTTTATTAGAACTTGCAGGTGACGATATCGTTGCTGTTTATAACCAACGTGTTGAAGCAAAAATGATAAGTCTTGAAACAGGTAAAGTTGTTGAAGGTGATGTTAACTCGTTTGATGAACGTGCTGATGCGCGTGACCCAGCTAAGAGTTTTAAACCTGAAAATGATATTGCTAGTTTAAACCGTGTTGCTAAAAATGCCGTGGTTTATCTTGTGAAAGATGAGCAAGGTAAAGTAACAACAATCGTTTTACCGATTGTTGGTTCTGGCTTGTGGGATCTTATGTACGGTTTTGTCGGTTTAGAGTCTGACCTTAATACCGTTAAAAGCGTAATCTATTCTGACCTTAAAGAAACTCCAGGTTTAGGTGCTGAAGTACTTAACCCTAATTGGAAAGCTTTATGGCCAGGTAAGAAAATGTTTGATGAGCAAAACAATATAGCCATTCAAATTGTTAAAGGTGGCGCTAAATCTGGTGATGTTCATGGCGTTGATGCTCTTTCTGGCGCAACATTAACCAGTAACGGTGTTGAAACAACTTTACATTTTTGGCTTGGTGAAGAAGGTTATGGTCCATTCATTACTAACTATCGCGCTGGAGGGTTGAACTAA
- a CDS encoding NADH:ubiquinone reductase (Na(+)-transporting) subunit B produces MGLKKFFEDIEPQFEKGGKYETWYALYEAVATGLFTPGQVNKGRTHVRDSIDLKRIMITVWLAVFPAMFWGMYNIGFQATDALAAGYALPDTWQVGLFEMLGGSLSTESGWFSMMLYGATFFLPIYATVFIVGGFWEVLFASVRKHEVNEGFFVSSILFALILPATIPLWQAAIGITFGIVIAKEVFGGTGKNFLNPALAGRAFLFFAYPSEISGDAVWVAADGFSGATALSAANQGLLEYTINADWWNAFWGYIPGSVGEVSTAMILLGGAYILYKGIASWRIVLGVFAGMVVMSMLLNAIGSDTNAMFAMPWYWHLVTGGFAFGMMFMATDPVSASFTNTGKYWFGALVGIMVVLVRVVNPAFPEGMMLAILFANLFAPLFDYFVVQGNIKRRLDRNV; encoded by the coding sequence ATGGGCTTGAAAAAGTTTTTTGAAGATATCGAACCGCAATTTGAAAAAGGCGGTAAATATGAAACTTGGTATGCGCTTTATGAAGCGGTTGCAACTGGCTTATTTACGCCAGGACAAGTAAACAAAGGTCGTACTCACGTACGTGACAGTATTGATCTTAAACGTATCATGATCACAGTTTGGTTAGCGGTTTTCCCTGCCATGTTCTGGGGTATGTATAACATAGGTTTTCAAGCAACTGACGCATTAGCGGCTGGTTATGCTTTACCTGATACGTGGCAAGTTGGTTTGTTTGAAATGTTAGGCGGAAGCTTATCTACAGAATCTGGTTGGTTCAGTATGATGCTTTACGGCGCAACTTTTTTCTTACCTATCTATGCAACAGTCTTTATTGTTGGTGGTTTCTGGGAAGTATTGTTTGCCTCTGTACGCAAACATGAAGTTAACGAAGGTTTCTTTGTTAGTTCAATACTATTCGCTTTAATCCTTCCGGCAACTATTCCGTTATGGCAAGCTGCTATCGGTATTACTTTTGGTATTGTTATTGCCAAAGAAGTATTTGGTGGTACAGGTAAAAACTTCTTAAACCCAGCATTAGCGGGTCGAGCGTTTTTATTCTTTGCATACCCAAGTGAAATATCTGGTGATGCTGTTTGGGTTGCTGCTGATGGTTTCTCTGGTGCAACTGCGCTAAGTGCTGCGAACCAAGGTTTGCTTGAATATACCATTAATGCTGACTGGTGGAATGCATTCTGGGGTTATATCCCTGGCTCTGTTGGTGAAGTATCAACAGCGATGATTTTACTCGGTGGTGCATACATCCTTTATAAAGGTATTGCTTCATGGCGTATCGTTTTAGGTGTGTTTGCCGGTATGGTTGTTATGTCAATGCTATTGAACGCTATTGGTTCTGATACTAATGCAATGTTTGCTATGCCTTGGTACTGGCACTTAGTTACGGGTGGTTTTGCCTTTGGTATGATGTTTATGGCAACTGATCCTGTATCAGCGTCATTTACTAATACTGGTAAATACTGGTTTGGTGCTTTAGTGGGTATCATGGTGGTATTGGTTCGTGTTGTTAACCCAGCATTCCCAGAAGGTATGATGTTAGCTATTTTATTCGCTAACTTGTTTGCACCTCTTTTCGACTACTTTGTTGTTCAAGGGAATATCAAACGGAGGCTTGATCGCAATGTCTGA
- a CDS encoding Na(+)-translocating NADH-quinone reductase subunit A, with protein sequence MITIKKGLDVPVVGAPQQVIHDGPSIKTVATLGEEFVGMRPTMFVKVGDSVKKGQALFEDKKNPGVIFTAQASGVVKEINRGEKRVLQSVVIEIGGNEQETFTQYAANELNSIAREDVVSNLVKSGLWTAIRTRPFSKVPAVDATPVAVFVSALDTNPLAADPAVIIAEQSEAFVNGLTVLARLTEGEVFVSKAPGSDIAVNSTTKVNEFAGKHPAGLVGTHMHFLKPVNADNVAWHAGYQDVIAIGKLFTTGELDSSRVISLAGPAAKNPRLIRTTLGASSAEIIADDKIDGEVRVVSGSLLLGSVASGVHGYLGRYHTQISLILEGREKEFIGYMYPGPNKFSVTRAYMGHFFPKKLFNMTTTTNGSARAMVPIGNFERVMPLDILPTMLLRDLCAGDTDGAQQLGALELDEEDLALCTFVCPGKTDYGVILRDCLTTIEKEG encoded by the coding sequence ATGATTACGATAAAAAAAGGTCTGGATGTTCCTGTAGTAGGTGCCCCCCAGCAGGTAATCCATGATGGTCCGTCCATCAAAACTGTTGCAACATTAGGTGAAGAGTTTGTGGGTATGCGCCCAACCATGTTTGTTAAGGTTGGAGATAGCGTTAAAAAAGGTCAGGCACTTTTTGAAGATAAAAAGAATCCTGGCGTTATATTCACAGCTCAAGCTTCAGGTGTTGTTAAAGAAATAAATCGTGGTGAAAAGCGCGTATTGCAATCTGTTGTCATCGAAATTGGCGGCAATGAGCAAGAAACGTTTACGCAATATGCCGCTAACGAACTCAACTCAATTGCACGTGAAGATGTTGTTTCAAACCTTGTTAAGTCAGGTTTGTGGACTGCGATACGCACACGTCCATTTAGTAAAGTTCCTGCTGTAGATGCAACGCCTGTTGCTGTATTTGTTAGTGCATTGGATACTAATCCTTTGGCTGCTGATCCAGCGGTTATTATTGCTGAGCAAAGTGAAGCCTTCGTTAATGGCTTAACTGTTCTTGCACGCTTAACCGAAGGTGAAGTATTTGTAAGTAAAGCACCAGGTAGTGATATTGCTGTTAATTCAACGACTAAGGTTAATGAATTTGCCGGTAAACATCCTGCGGGCTTAGTTGGCACACACATGCATTTTTTAAAGCCTGTAAATGCTGATAACGTTGCATGGCATGCGGGTTACCAAGATGTTATTGCTATCGGTAAATTATTTACTACCGGTGAGCTAGATAGCAGTCGTGTTATTTCTTTAGCTGGTCCTGCGGCAAAAAATCCTCGCTTAATTCGTACTACTTTAGGTGCTAGTTCTGCTGAGATTATTGCTGATGACAAAATTGATGGTGAAGTACGTGTAGTTTCAGGTTCATTATTACTTGGTTCTGTTGCTTCGGGTGTTCACGGCTATTTAGGTCGTTATCACACGCAAATTTCTCTTATCCTAGAAGGTAGAGAAAAAGAATTTATTGGCTACATGTACCCAGGTCCTAATAAATTTTCAGTTACGCGTGCTTACATGGGCCACTTCTTCCCTAAGAAGTTGTTCAACATGACCACAACAACAAATGGTAGTGCACGCGCTATGGTGCCTATTGGTAATTTCGAACGCGTTATGCCGTTAGATATTTTACCAACAATGTTATTGCGTGATTTATGTGCCGGCGATACAGACGGTGCGCAACAACTTGGTGCTTTAGAGCTTGATGAAGAAGATTTAGCCTTGTGTACATTTGTTTGCCCAGGCAAAACAGATTACGGCGTGATCCTTCGTGATTGCCTAACCACAATTGAGAAGGAAGGTTAG
- the fabV gene encoding enoyl-ACP reductase FabV → MVIKPKIRGFICTNAHPAGCAAHVNEQIAYVKSQPQADAKPKNVLVIGASTGYGLSSRITAAFGNNAKTLGIFFEKPPTEKKTASAGWYNTAAFQAAADSAGIWSKNINGDAFSHEIKAKAIETIKAELGEIDLIVYSLASPRRTDPDTGEVYSSTLKPIGQSVTTKNLNTSKRIIDSVSVDAASEEEIQGTIDVMGGADWELWIKALGEAGVLANGFKTVAYTYIGKELTWPIYGHATIGRAKEDLDRASAAIKTTTANIKGEAYVTSLNAVVTQASSAIPIMPLYISAMFKVMKADGTYEGCIEQIQALFRENIYGKNPTIDEAGRLRQNNKELEDSVQQRVTDIWNTVDSDTIDELTDYVGYHQEFLKLFGFDVSGVDYDADISPELAINNLL, encoded by the coding sequence ATGGTTATTAAGCCAAAAATTCGTGGTTTTATTTGTACTAACGCTCATCCTGCCGGTTGTGCAGCACATGTAAACGAGCAAATTGCTTATGTTAAAAGTCAGCCACAAGCTGATGCGAAGCCTAAAAACGTATTAGTTATTGGTGCTTCAACAGGTTATGGCTTGTCTTCTCGAATTACTGCAGCTTTTGGTAATAATGCTAAAACATTAGGTATTTTCTTCGAAAAACCACCAACAGAAAAGAAAACAGCTTCTGCTGGTTGGTATAATACCGCGGCGTTTCAAGCTGCCGCAGATAGCGCTGGTATTTGGTCAAAAAATATTAATGGCGATGCTTTCTCTCATGAAATTAAAGCCAAAGCTATTGAAACGATAAAAGCTGAATTAGGTGAAATTGATCTAATCGTATACAGCTTGGCGTCACCACGCCGCACCGATCCTGATACCGGTGAAGTCTATTCATCAACGTTGAAACCTATTGGGCAAAGTGTAACGACCAAGAACTTAAATACCTCTAAACGTATTATTGATTCAGTGTCAGTTGATGCAGCGTCAGAAGAAGAAATTCAGGGTACTATTGATGTGATGGGTGGCGCTGATTGGGAACTTTGGATCAAAGCGCTTGGCGAAGCTGGTGTTTTAGCTAATGGTTTTAAAACAGTTGCTTACACCTATATTGGTAAAGAATTAACTTGGCCGATATACGGACATGCCACGATTGGCCGTGCGAAAGAAGATTTAGATCGCGCATCAGCAGCAATCAAAACAACAACCGCTAATATTAAAGGTGAAGCTTACGTTACTTCGCTTAATGCGGTAGTAACTCAAGCGAGTTCAGCGATTCCAATTATGCCGTTGTACATTTCAGCGATGTTTAAAGTCATGAAAGCTGATGGCACGTATGAAGGTTGTATTGAGCAAATACAGGCCTTATTTAGAGAAAATATATACGGTAAAAATCCAACTATTGATGAAGCAGGTCGTTTACGCCAAAACAATAAAGAGCTTGAAGACAGCGTACAACAACGTGTAACCGATATTTGGAATACCGTTGATAGTGATACAATTGATGAATTAACCGATTATGTTGGTTATCATCAAGAGTTTTTAAAATTGTTTGGATTTGATGTCTCAGGTGTTGATTATGATGCAGATATTAGTCCTGAACTCGCTATCAATAACTTGCTATAA
- a CDS encoding TRAP transporter substrate-binding protein has translation MIKNTVRSSILICIALFTLASCGDKQSKASTEQSVQPQEKFAWKLVTSWPKNFPGLGMAPEKFANYVNAMSNGRLTVKVYGAGELVPGFEVFDAVSQGTVQMGHSGSYYWKGKIPASPIFSAIPFGMTATEFNAWLHYGGGMELWQELYKPFGIKPMPGGNSGAQFGGWFKKEINSVADLQGLKMRIPGLAGEVLKNAGAIPVTLTGGEIFSALQSGAIDATEWVGPYNDLAFGFYQAADYYYASVWHEPGTGLEFLVNQEAFDALPADLQSIVEIAANAANESTLAEYNARNNAALKTLIEEHNVQLRKFPAEVMQALKYHTDELIKEQVKADKDFARVWLSYSEFLASMKEYNKLTLQAYYENR, from the coding sequence CGCTATTTACATTAGCTTCTTGTGGCGATAAGCAAAGTAAAGCGAGTACTGAACAAAGTGTTCAACCACAAGAAAAGTTTGCCTGGAAGCTAGTAACCTCTTGGCCAAAGAACTTTCCTGGTTTAGGTATGGCGCCAGAAAAATTTGCCAATTACGTTAATGCTATGAGTAATGGCCGTTTAACGGTAAAGGTTTACGGCGCTGGTGAGTTAGTGCCGGGTTTTGAAGTTTTTGATGCAGTATCGCAAGGTACAGTGCAAATGGGCCACAGTGGTTCGTATTACTGGAAAGGTAAAATACCTGCTTCGCCTATTTTTAGTGCAATTCCGTTTGGTATGACAGCAACAGAGTTTAATGCTTGGCTGCACTACGGTGGTGGCATGGAACTTTGGCAAGAGCTTTACAAACCTTTTGGTATTAAGCCAATGCCTGGTGGTAACTCAGGTGCACAATTTGGTGGTTGGTTTAAAAAAGAAATTAATTCGGTGGCCGATCTACAAGGTTTAAAAATGCGAATTCCAGGACTCGCTGGCGAAGTGCTAAAAAATGCAGGCGCTATTCCAGTTACATTAACGGGAGGAGAGATTTTTTCGGCGCTACAAAGTGGAGCTATTGACGCAACAGAATGGGTTGGGCCTTATAACGATTTAGCTTTTGGTTTTTATCAGGCGGCGGATTATTATTACGCCTCGGTTTGGCATGAGCCCGGCACTGGTTTAGAGTTTTTAGTTAACCAAGAAGCATTTGATGCCTTGCCTGCTGATTTACAAAGCATAGTTGAGATAGCTGCGAATGCGGCAAACGAGTCTACTTTGGCAGAGTATAATGCCCGAAATAATGCGGCTTTAAAAACGTTGATAGAAGAGCACAATGTGCAATTACGTAAATTTCCAGCTGAAGTTATGCAAGCACTTAAGTACCATACAGATGAATTGATCAAAGAGCAGGTAAAAGCCGATAAAGACTTTGCTCGCGTGTGGTTATCGTATAGTGAGTTTTTAGCGTCAATGAAAGAGTACAACAAATTAACATTACAGGCATATTACGAAAATCGTTAA